The sequence below is a genomic window from Streptomyces sp. NBC_00289.
ACGAAGCTGTAGGGCGGCAGCGGACCGTTGACCCGCAGGTCGACGTGGGGGTGGGCGGCGCGGACCTGTTCCGCGGCGGCGAGGAAGTCCTCCGCCGCACCGCGGTCCACCAGGAACGAGAGGTTGGCCAGCCAGCCGGAGGACTCGGGGCCCACGCTCACGGCGTCGGCCAGCGTCTCGAGGGCGCTGCGCACCTCGGCCGCGTCCTCGGCCTCCCGGGCCTGGACCGCCGCGACGACCATTTCGCCGAGCTGCAGCTTCTGCTCGTAGGAGCCGCCGCCGGTCTGCCGGTTGGCCTCCGTCAGGGCGCGGATCTCCGGGTTCTCGGACATCACACGGTGCAGGACGGCCTCTTCGTCGTGCACGGCCTTGATGTTGTACTCGACCTTGCCGTCCAGCGTCGCCAGGCGCTCCTTGTAGTGCTCGGCCCGCTCGGCGAGCACCCCGGTGACCGAGGCGTCGTCCGGGGCCACGCTGCCGAACCGCATGGGCAGCACACAGCCGTCGGCACCCGCCTCGCTCAGCACGTTCTGGTGCGCGAGCAGGTCCTTGCGCTTGGGGCGCAGTCCCTCCGGCGCGTCGCTGACGACGGCCGCCAGCTCGCCCTCCTTGAGGATGCGCACGGGGCACGGCGGAGTGCCGACGCCGTCCATCCCGTCGGGCAGCGAGGGATGGGAGGCGGCGGTGATGGCGTAGACGTACGTACTCACTCCCCCTCCTCCTTCCTGCGTGCGGCCGTGGACTTGCGGGCCCGTGGCCTGGGCTCCGGCCGCTCCTCACGTGCTTCCTTGAAGGCGCCGGATATCGTCTCGGCGGCGCCGGAGAGCGCCCCCTTGGACTTGCCGCGCGCGCCGGATTCGGTCATCTCGCCGACCAGGTCGGGGAGACCGGGGTTCTTGTGCGGACCGGACTCCAGGTCGAGTCGGTTGCACGCCTCGGCGAAGCGCAGGTAGGTGTCGACGCTGGCCACGACGACACGTACGTCGATCTTCAGGATCTCGATACCGACGAGGGACACGCGTACGAATGCGTCGATGACGAGCCCCCTGTCGAGAATGAGCTCCAGAACGTCGTAGAGGCCGCTGCTGCCGCCTCCGCCGCCGCCCTGCTGTGCCGGAACTACGGTCATGCCGACCGAGCCTCCTTCTCCGTGGTTTCGGGTGTGGGTGTGCGCGCGGGGGGTCGGCGGCCTAGCGGCCGCCGGGCCTTCGTGTGTCGGACCGCCCGCGTTCGTAGCGACGGACACGGCGGTAGCCGGTGAGGGCGCCGTCCCGGTCGAGGTCCACCTGGTAGGTCGCCATCAGGCTCATCGTGTCGGGCACACGGGCGAGCTCCAGTACCTCCACCTCGAGCGACCAGCCGTCCGGCGTCTGCTCGAAGGACGACACGGTCTCGGCTTCCATGCCCGTCAGTTCGGCGAGCTGCGAGCGCGCGCTGCGCAGCACCTCGATGGGCTTGGGCCGGTCATCCGTCACAGTGCTTTCCGTACCTTCTTCGTCCTTTTTGGATTGATTCTCTGAATCGTGAGAGTTTGGTGTGCTCTTTGTGTTCGACATGGCCACCTCTCACTCCGTGTGGCCGCGATGCGGATGGCCAAACCTTCTGCGGTGGGTGCGTCAGCCGCGCAGCTTGTCGAGCCTGCGCCGGGCCGGACCCAGGGCGCGGCCGCCGCGCATCACCTCGGCCCAGGGGTTGGTCCGGGCCTGTTCGACGGCGTCGGCGACGGTCCAGCGGCGGGCGTGGACGGCCGGATCGTCCAGCTGTGACCAGGTGATCGGGGTGGCCACGGGCGCGCCGGGCAGGGCGCGGACGCTGTACGGCGCGACCGCGGTCTGCGCGTAGGCGTTGCGCCCCACGTCGAGATAGAGCCGGTCGCCACGGTCCTTCTTGCGGGCGGCGGTGGTCAGCTCGTCCGGGTGCGCGGCGGCGAGGGTGTCGGCCACCGCCCGGCTGAACTCGCGCACCGCGTCGAAGTCGTCACCACCGGTGACCGGCACGACCACGTGCAGGCCGCGCGAACCGGTGGTCATCAGCGCCGAGGGCAGACCGAGCTCGTCGAGCAGCTCCCCCGTCAGCCGGGCCGCCGAGCGCACCGCCGAGAAGTCGTCCCCGGCCGGGTCGAGGTCGAAGACCATCCGGTCGGGCCGGTCCAGGTGTCCGACCCGGGACAGCCAGCGGTGCAGGGTCAGCGCGGCCTGGTCGGCGAGGTGCACCAGGGTGGCGGGTGTCGTCGCACACGGGGTGGCAGACGGTGCCGCCCTCCTTGGGGACCTCGACGCGGGTGATCCAGTCCGGGTAGCTCTCCGGGGTGTTCTTCTGCATGAAGCGGGGGCCGTCCACACCGTCGGGATGCCGTTCCAGCATCAGCGGACGGCCACGCAGGTGCGGCACCATGAACGGGGCGACGGCCCGGTAGTAGTCGACGAGGTCGCCCTTGGTGTACTCCCTCGTGTCCCGGCCGCCGGGAAAGAGCACCTTGCCGGGCCGGTGCACGCGCACCGTCCGCCGCCCGGCCCGCACCGTGCGGACGTCGTCGCCGCTCACCGCACGACCGCCTCCTCCACCAGCAGCCGCCCCGCCGCCGCGATGGACTCGGCGTCGATGCCCGCGGCGTGCAGCGACTCGTCCGGGGAGGCCGAGCCCGG
It includes:
- a CDS encoding gas vesicle protein, which encodes MSNTKSTPNSHDSENQSKKDEEGTESTVTDDRPKPIEVLRSARSQLAELTGMEAETVSSFEQTPDGWSLEVEVLELARVPDTMSLMATYQVDLDRDGALTGYRRVRRYERGRSDTRRPGGR
- a CDS encoding GvpL/GvpF family gas vesicle protein — translated: MSTYVYAITAASHPSLPDGMDGVGTPPCPVRILKEGELAAVVSDAPEGLRPKRKDLLAHQNVLSEAGADGCVLPMRFGSVAPDDASVTGVLAERAEHYKERLATLDGKVEYNIKAVHDEEAVLHRVMSENPEIRALTEANRQTGGGSYEQKLQLGEMVVAAVQAREAEDAAEVRSALETLADAVSVGPESSGWLANLSFLVDRGAAEDFLAAAEQVRAAHPHVDLRVNGPLPPYSFVEPGPAEPAGTTIGADTSQE
- a CDS encoding gas vesicle structural protein GvpA; the encoded protein is MTVVPAQQGGGGGGSSGLYDVLELILDRGLVIDAFVRVSLVGIEILKIDVRVVVASVDTYLRFAEACNRLDLESGPHKNPGLPDLVGEMTESGARGKSKGALSGAAETISGAFKEAREERPEPRPRARKSTAARRKEEGE